A region of uncultured Draconibacterium sp. DNA encodes the following proteins:
- a CDS encoding helix-hairpin-helix domain-containing protein: MVDADVAVAEAPAKAAPKKEAAPVVEEVKEEAPKAEAKAAAEGDDLTKLTGVGPKLAEVLVEGGFTTYAEVAAASVEAIQKVLEAAGSRYASKDPQPWIEEAKGLA; encoded by the coding sequence ATTGTTGATGCTGATGTTGCAGTTGCAGAAGCTCCTGCAAAAGCTGCTCCTAAAAAAGAAGCTGCTCCGGTTGTTGAAGAAGTAAAAGAAGAAGCTCCTAAAGCTGAAGCAAAAGCAGCAGCTGAAGGCGACGATCTTACTAAATTAACTGGTGTAGGACCAAAATTAGCTGAAGTATTAGTTGAAGGTGGTTTTACAACTTATGCTGAAGTTGCTGCAGCATCTGTTGAAGCAATTCAGAAAGTTCTTGAAGCTGCAGGAAGCCGCTACGCTTCAAAAGATCCACAACCATGGATTGAAGAAGCTAAAGGTTTGGCTTAA
- a CDS encoding nucleoside transporter C-terminal domain-containing protein, which yields MKRMIMLLVVITGIFFLQPLAAHAGDTVLAAADAASQQTDTSNILLAKERQTPFSIMTLFRGLLGMVVLVFVGYIFSSDRRNIPWRTVGIGLLMQILLALGVLYVPIVEAGFAFFGKIFVKVLDFTKEGSIFLLGDLMDADTYGYIFLFQVLPTIIFFSALTSLLFYWGIIQKIVYGLAWVFTKVLRISGAEALSVAGNIFLGQTESPLMIKAYLDKMSKSEILLVMTGGMATLAGGVLAAYIALLGGDDPQLRLEFAKHLLTASVMAAPAAIVFSKMLVPPTDAINKTIDVNRDKIGSNVLDAITNGTTEGVKLAVNVAAMLLAFIAFIAMFNFIFTKVGAITHLNDVIANLTDGKYNELSLQFILGYTFSPIMWLIGVCPEDIAVVGRLLGEKLILTEFIGYVSLADLKAAGAFAETKSIIMATYILCGFANFSSIGIQIGGIGALAPKRRVLLSQYGMRALLAGTLASLMSATIIGMILG from the coding sequence ATGAAACGCATGATAATGTTGCTGGTAGTAATTACCGGCATTTTCTTTTTGCAACCGTTAGCGGCACATGCCGGAGATACAGTGCTTGCGGCAGCCGACGCAGCATCACAACAAACCGATACTTCAAATATTCTTTTGGCAAAGGAACGACAAACGCCTTTTTCGATTATGACCCTTTTTCGGGGATTGCTGGGCATGGTGGTGCTGGTTTTTGTGGGTTATATTTTCAGCTCCGACCGACGCAACATTCCCTGGCGAACAGTTGGAATTGGTCTGTTAATGCAAATTTTATTGGCATTGGGAGTTTTGTATGTGCCTATTGTGGAGGCTGGTTTTGCATTTTTTGGAAAGATATTCGTTAAGGTTCTCGACTTTACCAAAGAGGGGAGTATTTTTCTTTTGGGCGATCTGATGGATGCCGATACCTATGGTTATATCTTCCTTTTCCAGGTGTTGCCAACCATTATCTTCTTTTCGGCCTTAACCAGTTTGTTGTTTTACTGGGGAATAATCCAAAAGATTGTATACGGACTCGCGTGGGTGTTTACGAAGGTGCTGAGAATCTCGGGCGCAGAAGCGCTTTCGGTAGCCGGGAATATTTTTCTTGGGCAAACCGAATCGCCACTGATGATTAAAGCCTACCTCGATAAAATGAGCAAATCAGAGATTCTGCTGGTAATGACCGGAGGAATGGCAACACTTGCCGGAGGTGTTTTGGCGGCATACATTGCTTTGCTTGGCGGCGACGATCCGCAACTTCGGCTGGAATTCGCAAAACACCTGCTTACCGCATCGGTAATGGCAGCTCCTGCAGCCATTGTGTTTTCGAAAATGCTGGTGCCCCCAACCGACGCAATAAATAAAACCATTGATGTGAATCGCGATAAAATTGGAAGCAACGTGCTCGATGCCATTACCAACGGAACAACTGAAGGTGTAAAATTGGCTGTAAACGTGGCTGCAATGCTGTTGGCTTTTATTGCCTTTATTGCTATGTTCAATTTTATATTTACCAAAGTGGGTGCCATCACACATTTAAACGATGTTATTGCCAATCTCACCGATGGAAAATACAATGAACTGTCGCTACAATTTATTTTGGGTTATACTTTTTCGCCAATTATGTGGCTGATTGGAGTTTGTCCTGAAGATATTGCTGTGGTTGGTCGTTTGCTGGGCGAGAAGCTGATTCTTACAGAATTTATAGGCTATGTTTCGCTGGCCGACCTAAAAGCCGCCGGAGCGTTTGCTGAAACCAAGTCGATAATTATGGCCACTTATATATTGTGTGGTTTTGCCAATTTTTCATCCATTGGTATACAGATCGGCGGAATTGGAGCGCTGGCACCAAAACGTCGGGTACTGCTTTCTCAATACGGAATGCGTGCACTGCTTGCAGGTACACTGGCCTCGTTGATGAGTGCAACTATTATTGGGATGATTCTTGGTTGA
- a CDS encoding ATP-binding protein, whose protein sequence is MISLNSEQAEVSMKSEIIHRDLNFIIGDIQIMAALNIFHDMWQDPDDQSVRNTILTVFRKVSIKRLLYDQIRLLDIEGKEILRVNLKDSVAVVVAQEDLQNKSHRPYFRNTLKLNQDEIYVSPFDLNIENERIEIPLKPILRFATPMFNEKGEKKGILVFNYLGAYMLRSFESVGNHRFAEHFMLLNKESYWLKAPDAELEWGFMFDGKEEVNFQHYYPEEWKVISSQTSGQFENEKGLFTFNTIYPLENNDPEKVWTEQEAFNATQNYYWKAVSFIPQAILYKSQKQRNSQLLIVYLLLIILSGWGAWVLARSINRRKLAEKRIHDNLVKMKELNAAKDRFFSIIAHDLRSPFNTMLGFGEMLKEEVDNDQTEHIKEYTNYLYNGILKTYNLLTELLDWANLQRKKVALEPKPIDVERCVDEIFQILELSALNKKLTLVKLVPEKMELIADRNMFSTIVRNLLSNAIKFTPEGGTVTFTAKFSDGKYIFTVADTGVGISPENLRKLFKVDESFSTAGTNEEPGTGLGLVLCKELVEKHGGVIWADSEIGQGAEFYFTIPLP, encoded by the coding sequence ATGATTTCATTAAATTCTGAGCAGGCTGAAGTCAGTATGAAATCCGAGATTATCCATCGCGATCTCAATTTTATTATTGGTGACATCCAGATTATGGCTGCTTTGAATATCTTTCACGATATGTGGCAAGATCCTGACGATCAGTCGGTGAGGAATACTATTTTAACAGTGTTTCGAAAAGTGAGTATAAAAAGGCTGTTATATGACCAGATTCGCCTGCTTGATATCGAAGGTAAAGAAATATTGCGGGTAAATTTAAAGGATAGTGTGGCGGTTGTAGTCGCACAAGAAGATTTACAAAACAAAAGCCATCGCCCATATTTCCGGAATACATTAAAACTAAACCAGGATGAGATTTATGTATCTCCTTTCGACCTGAATATTGAAAACGAAAGGATAGAAATTCCATTAAAACCAATTTTACGATTTGCTACGCCAATGTTCAATGAAAAAGGTGAAAAAAAGGGAATCCTGGTATTTAATTATCTGGGGGCTTACATGCTTCGGAGCTTTGAGTCGGTAGGTAATCACCGTTTTGCGGAACACTTTATGTTGCTAAACAAAGAGAGTTACTGGTTAAAAGCTCCCGATGCGGAACTGGAGTGGGGATTTATGTTTGACGGCAAAGAGGAGGTCAACTTTCAACATTATTATCCTGAAGAGTGGAAAGTAATTTCATCCCAAACTTCGGGACAATTTGAAAATGAAAAGGGACTTTTTACATTTAATACCATTTATCCGTTAGAAAATAATGATCCCGAAAAAGTCTGGACAGAACAGGAGGCTTTTAATGCAACCCAAAATTATTACTGGAAAGCAGTTTCTTTTATTCCTCAGGCAATATTGTATAAAAGCCAAAAGCAAAGAAATAGCCAGTTGTTGATCGTTTATTTGTTGCTTATTATCCTGAGTGGGTGGGGAGCCTGGGTGCTTGCCCGTTCGATAAACAGACGTAAATTAGCTGAGAAAAGAATACACGATAACCTGGTGAAAATGAAGGAACTGAATGCTGCAAAAGATCGTTTTTTCTCGATAATCGCTCACGACTTACGAAGCCCGTTTAACACGATGCTTGGATTTGGGGAGATGCTGAAAGAGGAGGTAGATAATGACCAAACTGAGCATATAAAAGAATACACAAACTACCTTTATAACGGTATTCTTAAAACCTATAATTTACTTACTGAGTTGCTCGATTGGGCAAACCTGCAACGCAAGAAAGTGGCCTTAGAGCCAAAACCGATTGATGTGGAGCGTTGTGTGGATGAAATTTTTCAGATTTTAGAGTTAAGTGCCCTGAATAAAAAACTAACACTTGTGAAGTTGGTTCCTGAAAAAATGGAATTGATAGCTGATAGGAATATGTTTAGTACCATTGTTCGCAACCTGCTAAGCAATGCAATTAAATTTACTCCCGAAGGTGGTACTGTTACATTCACGGCAAAATTCAGCGACGGAAAATACATTTTTACCGTTGCCGATACGGGTGTTGGAATCAGTCCCGAAAACCTCCGGAAATTATTTAAAGTCGACGAAAGTTTTTCAACAGCAGGTACCAACGAAGAACCGGGTACCGGACTGGGGCTTGTTCTTTGTAAAGAGCTGGTGGAGAAACATGGCGGAGTGATCTGGGCCGATAGCGAAATAGGACAAGGAGCGGAATTTTACTTCACCATTCCGCTTCCTTAA
- a CDS encoding bifunctional nuclease family protein — MQKIRLNILGLSVSQTQSGAYALVLAEEDGERRIPIIIGPVEAQAIAIQLEGLKPPRPLTHDLIKNMALAFDIALLEVTIYKLEEGIFYSELLCEMNGKEIRIDSRTSDAVALALRFRCPIYTSEEILQKAGIVLESDDENSPVRSMMDEDEPESSVSSYAQYSTSDLQELLNEAIEDEDYERASIIRDELNKREK; from the coding sequence ATGCAAAAAATACGCTTAAACATTTTAGGATTATCGGTAAGTCAGACCCAGTCGGGGGCTTACGCGTTGGTGTTGGCAGAAGAAGATGGTGAACGCAGAATTCCTATTATCATTGGACCTGTCGAAGCACAGGCGATTGCCATTCAGTTGGAGGGGTTAAAACCTCCGCGGCCACTTACTCACGATTTAATAAAAAACATGGCTCTGGCTTTTGATATTGCCTTGTTGGAAGTAACCATTTACAAGCTGGAAGAAGGTATTTTTTATTCAGAGCTTTTGTGTGAGATGAACGGCAAAGAGATCCGGATTGATTCGCGAACATCGGATGCGGTAGCTTTGGCCTTACGTTTCAGGTGCCCGATATATACCTCGGAAGAAATTTTACAAAAAGCCGGAATCGTATTGGAATCGGATGATGAAAATTCTCCGGTACGCAGTATGATGGATGAGGACGAGCCTGAATCAAGCGTTTCTTCATATGCACAATATTCAACCAGTGATTTGCAGGAATTGCTGAATGAGGCCATCGAAGACGAGGATTATGAAAGGGCGTCAATCATTCGCGATGAATTAAATAAACGAGAGAAGTAA
- the rplU gene encoding 50S ribosomal protein L21, with translation MYAIVEIAGQQFKVEKDKKLYVHHLDAEEGASVDFDKVLLVDNDGKVAVGTPTVEGAKITAKVLGHVKGEKVIVFKKKRRKSYQKMNGHRQQFTQIQVETIVG, from the coding sequence ATGTACGCGATTGTTGAAATTGCTGGACAGCAATTCAAAGTAGAAAAAGACAAGAAACTTTACGTACATCACCTGGATGCAGAAGAAGGTGCATCAGTTGATTTCGATAAAGTATTGCTGGTTGACAACGACGGAAAAGTTGCCGTTGGAACTCCAACCGTAGAAGGTGCTAAAATTACAGCCAAAGTGCTGGGACATGTGAAAGGCGAGAAAGTGATCGTATTCAAAAAGAAACGACGTAAGAGTTATCAGAAAATGAACGGTCACCGTCAGCAATTTACTCAAATTCAAGTAGAAACCATTGTTGGATAA
- a CDS encoding transglutaminase-like domain-containing protein: MRVEATIQSEGEVITVDHLNIPGQKFEGTINNNLIEGIFEIEKQHYTGENAPPFPPKFADEKLKKYLEPERLIESDHPVLINEAERITIDSKDAWEAAVKLSTWVGENIMGAIPGGTSAINTYNTREGECGSHSRLLTAFCRAVGIPARLSIGCMYISYAGGCFYQHAWTEVYMGDAGWIPIDATAHEFDFVDAGHIRLGEKTSFNPKAMKILDYQMVNAMVDNTVPDEYKKYLGNYLFEERNSIFKILYQNGSLAVDIPNSQVLALNPPDKNGVFYPTVTRQLNFSFQKDIYENIATMKLQQVIPLGKKFEQDSISSGVPDDIRPLVGNYWFTQAQADFKVIYENGILAFINPLTNETVKLPKHTESGLWKDELGKNEVEFERNDADEVVRMLVYVNVYLKKQVEL, from the coding sequence ATGAGAGTTGAAGCAACCATACAATCTGAAGGAGAAGTAATTACTGTTGACCACCTAAATATCCCGGGGCAAAAATTTGAGGGGACGATAAACAACAATTTAATTGAAGGCATATTTGAAATTGAGAAACAGCATTACACAGGAGAAAATGCCCCACCTTTTCCACCGAAGTTTGCTGATGAAAAACTAAAAAAATACCTTGAACCGGAAAGACTGATCGAATCGGATCATCCCGTTCTGATTAATGAAGCGGAACGAATTACTATCGATTCAAAAGATGCCTGGGAAGCTGCAGTAAAACTCAGCACGTGGGTTGGCGAGAATATTATGGGTGCCATTCCCGGAGGAACTTCCGCAATTAATACTTACAATACCCGCGAAGGAGAATGCGGCTCCCACTCGCGATTATTAACAGCTTTTTGTCGTGCGGTTGGCATTCCGGCTCGACTTTCAATCGGTTGCATGTATATTTCGTATGCGGGTGGTTGTTTTTACCAACACGCCTGGACCGAGGTATACATGGGCGATGCCGGCTGGATTCCCATTGACGCTACCGCACACGAGTTCGATTTTGTAGATGCCGGACATATCAGGTTGGGTGAAAAAACTTCCTTCAATCCGAAAGCCATGAAAATTCTGGACTATCAAATGGTGAACGCAATGGTTGATAATACCGTTCCTGATGAATACAAAAAATACCTCGGCAATTACCTGTTTGAAGAACGAAACAGCATTTTTAAAATTCTGTATCAAAACGGAAGTCTTGCAGTTGATATACCTAACTCCCAGGTGCTGGCACTTAATCCGCCTGATAAAAATGGCGTGTTTTATCCGACAGTTACCAGGCAGCTGAATTTCTCTTTCCAAAAAGATATTTACGAAAATATTGCAACCATGAAATTACAGCAGGTAATTCCTTTGGGTAAAAAATTTGAACAAGACAGCATCTCTTCCGGAGTGCCCGATGACATAAGACCACTTGTAGGAAATTACTGGTTTACACAGGCACAGGCCGATTTTAAAGTAATTTATGAAAACGGAATCCTTGCTTTTATAAACCCTTTGACAAATGAAACAGTAAAACTACCAAAACATACTGAGTCCGGATTATGGAAAGATGAGTTGGGTAAAAATGAAGTAGAGTTTGAAAGAAACGATGCTGACGAAGTAGTAAGAATGCTTGTATATGTTAATGTTTATTTGAAAAAACAAGTTGAACTTTAA
- a CDS encoding alpha/beta hydrolase, whose product MRRLSFFLLTVIALTGSVNVLFAQQEKQERKAIPGMGGLLMPQEIKPCDNSTSIVLEDISGAPKMLREVPENLALTENVIFHETKSSDGNPMSMKMDIVRPADDQNYPCVIFLTGGGFMFAPKNSSLYNRCEIAEAGYVVASIEYHVATNGLYSDAVKDTKAAIRFMRANAQKYGIDPEKVAVWGESAGGYLTGMTGTTNGEKDFEEGENPDQSSDVQAAIVVFGLSDLTKIGADYDKEAEEAHFTKEAPEAMFVHGKNSGLTILDKPEVVAKSNPVNYVDKNDPPFLLIHGTVDALVSPSQSVLLHNALRKAGVESTRYAIVGANHGGGHFSDPKVIQIMVDFLDKALK is encoded by the coding sequence ATGAGAAGACTATCTTTTTTCCTGTTAACAGTAATTGCACTAACAGGCTCTGTAAATGTTCTTTTTGCTCAACAAGAAAAACAAGAACGAAAAGCTATCCCCGGAATGGGAGGCTTGTTAATGCCACAAGAAATAAAACCTTGTGATAACAGCACCAGTATTGTGCTCGAAGATATTTCGGGTGCTCCAAAAATGCTTAGGGAGGTTCCTGAAAATCTTGCGCTTACTGAGAATGTTATTTTTCACGAAACCAAAAGTTCTGATGGCAATCCAATGTCGATGAAAATGGATATCGTCAGACCGGCAGATGATCAAAACTATCCGTGTGTTATATTTCTTACCGGTGGCGGTTTTATGTTTGCGCCCAAAAACAGTAGTTTATACAACCGCTGCGAAATTGCTGAAGCAGGTTATGTTGTAGCAAGTATCGAATATCATGTGGCAACCAACGGATTGTACAGCGATGCAGTAAAAGATACCAAAGCGGCCATTCGGTTTATGCGTGCCAATGCCCAAAAATATGGTATCGATCCCGAAAAAGTGGCTGTATGGGGAGAATCGGCAGGAGGTTATTTAACCGGAATGACCGGAACTACAAATGGCGAAAAAGATTTTGAAGAGGGAGAGAACCCAGACCAAAGCAGCGATGTGCAGGCGGCTATTGTGGTATTTGGATTAAGCGACCTGACAAAAATTGGTGCCGACTACGATAAAGAAGCCGAAGAGGCCCACTTTACTAAAGAAGCACCTGAAGCCATGTTTGTGCATGGTAAAAACAGTGGATTAACTATTCTCGATAAACCTGAAGTAGTTGCCAAATCCAATCCTGTGAATTATGTGGATAAAAACGATCCGCCTTTTCTTTTAATTCATGGTACAGTTGATGCGCTGGTTTCTCCAAGCCAAAGTGTGTTACTGCACAACGCACTGCGCAAAGCAGGTGTTGAATCAACCCGATATGCCATTGTTGGAGCAAATCATGGCGGAGGTCATTTCTCCGATCCGAAAGTGATTCAAATAATGGTTGATTTTTTGGATAAAGCCTTAAAGTAG
- a CDS encoding sigma-70 family RNA polymerase sigma factor: protein MKVLRSKKKEFSELIEKHQAIIHKVTMVYTNGPADREDLFQEICLQLWRSYPNFREEAKFTTWMYRVALNTAISDVRKKNKDLHFEQLRDNDRMETEPSDEKEQMRLLYRAISKLNRIDKALILLWLEEKSYDEIAAIMGTTKGNVSVKLVRIKRKLEELVSETEKQES, encoded by the coding sequence ATGAAAGTGCTGAGATCAAAGAAAAAGGAATTCAGTGAATTGATCGAAAAACACCAGGCGATCATTCATAAAGTAACAATGGTTTATACCAATGGGCCGGCCGACCGTGAAGACCTTTTTCAGGAAATCTGCCTGCAGCTATGGAGATCGTATCCAAATTTCAGGGAAGAAGCAAAATTCACCACCTGGATGTACCGGGTAGCGCTAAATACAGCAATCAGCGATGTACGGAAAAAGAATAAGGATCTTCATTTTGAACAGCTGCGCGACAACGATCGTATGGAAACAGAACCTTCTGATGAGAAGGAACAGATGAGACTACTGTACCGGGCTATTTCAAAACTCAACCGGATTGACAAAGCGCTAATTCTGCTTTGGCTCGAAGAAAAAAGTTATGACGAGATAGCAGCGATTATGGGGACAACGAAAGGCAATGTAAGCGTGAAACTGGTGCGCATAAAGCGGAAGCTGGAAGAACTGGTTTCAGAAACAGAAAAGCAAGAGTCATGA